A window of Psychromonas sp. CNPT3 contains these coding sequences:
- a CDS encoding DNA topoisomerase family protein, protein MNTPLSQHKKVEELCPQCGQALHIRNSKNGAFLCCSNYPTCDHLRPLHEKSEITKRLSGSHCPLCQEELVLKQGRYGLFVSCSDHPQCLYIAPLSDNKKTEENNTNIKCPLCTKGQLVKRQSRYGKTFYACDNYPSCKYALNDKPVNEFCPDCHWPLLIERKTAQALRIICPKKGCGYRSKPI, encoded by the coding sequence ATGAACACACCCTTAAGCCAGCATAAAAAAGTCGAAGAGCTTTGCCCTCAGTGTGGGCAAGCGTTACATATTCGCAATTCTAAAAATGGCGCTTTTTTATGTTGCTCAAATTATCCAACATGCGATCACCTACGCCCCTTACATGAAAAAAGTGAGATCACAAAAAGACTCAGTGGTTCACACTGTCCGCTCTGCCAAGAAGAACTAGTTTTAAAACAAGGACGCTATGGCCTCTTTGTTAGTTGCAGTGATCACCCCCAATGTCTGTATATTGCGCCATTATCTGACAATAAAAAAACAGAAGAGAATAATACAAATATAAAGTGCCCTCTTTGCACAAAAGGACAATTAGTCAAACGTCAATCACGCTATGGTAAAACATTTTATGCCTGCGACAATTACCCCAGTTGTAAATATGCGCTCAATGATAAACCGGTTAATGAGTTTTGCCCCGATTGCCATTGGCCTCTTTTGATCGAGCGAAAAACGGCACAAGCATTGCGTATTATCTGCCCAAAAAAAGGGTGTGGTTATCGTAGTAAGCCTATATAA
- a CDS encoding DUF494 domain-containing protein — MFEVIIYLFESYMQLDQSVDVDAEEITEELLGEGFSDDEISKALAWLDNLTTLHEKKVKYPTLQARDSSYRIYNDMEKMHVNCEAQGYISYLEQAKIINTHSREIVIESIISLEMPDLSLQNLKWLILMVLFNDPESSDAFLQLESMLLDFQDGLIH, encoded by the coding sequence ATGTTTGAAGTAATTATTTATCTCTTTGAAAGTTATATGCAACTGGATCAAAGTGTGGATGTCGATGCAGAAGAGATCACCGAAGAGCTTTTAGGTGAAGGTTTTTCTGATGATGAAATTTCTAAAGCTTTGGCTTGGTTAGATAATTTAACCACGTTACATGAAAAAAAAGTAAAATATCCAACCTTACAAGCCAGAGACAGCTCGTACCGTATTTATAATGACATGGAAAAAATGCATGTTAATTGTGAAGCACAAGGTTACATCTCCTATTTAGAACAAGCAAAAATTATTAACACGCACAGCAGAGAGATCGTTATCGAGAGTATTATTTCTCTGGAAATGCCCGATTTATCCTTACAAAATTTAAAATGGTTAATTTTAATGGTTCTCTTTAATGATCCTGAGAGTAGTGATGCCTTTTTACAACTCGAATCCATGTTATTAGACTTTCAAGATGGGTTGATCCATTAA
- the dprA gene encoding DNA-processing protein DprA yields MPRLPKRLLFSLLRRHNIDQLDTLSYSQLRQYKFNDAQIQSLKNPNQQKIQANLDWQNVDQNKYIIAFDDPSYPPLLKEISNPPLLLYLQGDITLLLKPQIAIVGSRSCTLYGQQKSYQFAQQLSKAGFVISSGLAMGVDGFAHQGALDASQKTLAVLGSGLNNIYPKRHQALAQEIINKGLLVSEFWPDTPPLAANFPRRNRIISGLSLGVLVVEASKRSGSLITARYANEQNREVFALPGCIDNPQACGCHQLIQQGAKLITKSEDIFSEFQHLDLFIPQQDTLSSYLATHAFLLQHIDFYNTTLDQLLQRSGLDLLSLQKQLIELEIDGSISLSVDGYIKLKG; encoded by the coding sequence GTGCCTCGCTTGCCTAAACGCCTGTTATTTTCATTGTTGCGCCGTCATAACATTGACCAATTAGACACACTATCCTACTCACAATTACGTCAGTACAAATTCAACGATGCGCAGATCCAATCCTTAAAAAATCCCAATCAACAAAAAATACAAGCCAATTTAGACTGGCAAAATGTCGATCAAAATAAATACATTATTGCCTTTGATGATCCTAGCTATCCCCCCTTGCTCAAAGAGATATCCAATCCGCCTTTGTTACTTTATTTACAAGGTGATATCACTCTGTTATTAAAACCTCAAATTGCCATTGTCGGCAGTCGCTCCTGCACCCTTTATGGCCAACAAAAGTCTTATCAATTTGCACAACAATTAAGCAAGGCTGGCTTTGTCATTAGCAGTGGCCTTGCTATGGGGGTTGATGGTTTCGCCCACCAAGGCGCATTAGATGCGTCGCAAAAAACACTGGCAGTACTTGGCTCAGGATTAAATAATATTTATCCTAAAAGGCACCAAGCTTTAGCCCAAGAAATTATTAATAAAGGTTTATTGGTCTCGGAGTTTTGGCCAGACACCCCGCCTTTAGCTGCAAACTTTCCGCGTCGAAATAGAATAATTTCAGGATTAAGCTTAGGCGTTCTGGTTGTTGAAGCATCAAAACGTAGCGGCTCATTGATCACCGCGCGTTATGCTAACGAGCAAAATAGAGAAGTCTTTGCTCTGCCGGGGTGCATCGATAATCCGCAAGCTTGTGGTTGCCATCAACTCATCCAACAAGGCGCCAAATTAATCACGAAAAGCGAAGATATTTTCAGTGAATTTCAACATCTTGATTTATTTATCCCACAGCAAGATACCCTTTCAAGCTATCTAGCAACGCACGCATTTTTATTGCAACACATTGATTTTTACAACACGACACTGGATCAATTATTACAGCGTAGCGGTTTAGATTTACTCTCTTTACAAAAGCAGTTAATAGAATTAGAGATAGATGGTAGTATTAGCCTCTCGGTAGACGGATATATAAAGTTAAAAGGCTAA
- a CDS encoding LysM peptidoglycan-binding domain-containing protein, with product MKLKMLVSVLCATIFSLNLYADTLTLRDKHPSTYIVVKGDTLWDISALFLKNPWLWPRLWQQNQQIADPHWIYPGDKLNLVWINGQPRLTTKRVLKLSPNMRLNLKEKAITTINLSHIAAFLSRDHIIDAKLVKDAPRLVGNSTSKPRFIAGDVIYAQGQYDKDKLYGIYRLNEPLIDPLSKENLGSQLTFIALSKISKDINVQSNAQVTAMKILKSAQEARQGDLLLALPEQDFLPAYFLPQAVNASIKGQLLGALNTKTKLGKWDIVIINKGRRENIKPGAMFAIMHAGPDISVDKHNIVYQKDSTVFEQIGKADITLPALRVGELMVFKTYEKTSIAIIMRSASIINAHALIQGLDF from the coding sequence ATGAAATTAAAAATGCTAGTATCTGTCTTATGCGCGACTATTTTCTCGTTAAATTTATATGCAGATACACTTACCCTTAGAGACAAACACCCGAGCACATATATCGTTGTTAAAGGTGATACTTTATGGGATATTTCTGCCCTTTTCTTAAAAAACCCTTGGTTATGGCCGCGGTTATGGCAACAAAACCAACAAATAGCGGATCCCCATTGGATCTATCCCGGTGACAAATTAAATCTAGTCTGGATCAATGGTCAGCCTCGATTAACGACGAAACGCGTGCTAAAACTCTCTCCTAATATGCGTTTAAACCTAAAAGAAAAAGCAATAACCACCATTAACTTAAGTCATATTGCCGCCTTTCTCTCGCGCGATCATATTATTGATGCAAAGCTCGTTAAAGATGCACCTCGTTTAGTGGGTAATAGCACATCAAAACCGCGTTTTATTGCAGGCGATGTTATTTATGCTCAAGGTCAATATGATAAAGACAAGTTGTATGGCATTTATCGCCTTAACGAACCTCTGATTGATCCGCTCAGCAAAGAAAATTTAGGCTCGCAGTTAACCTTTATTGCTCTGAGTAAAATATCTAAAGATATAAATGTGCAGTCTAATGCACAAGTCACGGCGATGAAGATCTTAAAAAGTGCACAAGAAGCACGCCAAGGTGATTTACTTTTAGCACTGCCTGAGCAAGATTTCCTGCCCGCTTATTTTTTACCTCAAGCGGTCAACGCCTCTATCAAAGGGCAATTACTCGGTGCGTTAAATACCAAAACTAAACTGGGTAAATGGGATATTGTGATCATCAACAAGGGCCGACGTGAAAATATTAAGCCCGGAGCTATGTTCGCCATCATGCACGCTGGCCCTGACATCTCAGTTGACAAACATAATATTGTGTACCAAAAAGATAGCACTGTTTTTGAACAAATAGGTAAAGCCGACATCACCCTTCCGGCGCTACGCGTTGGGGAGTTGATGGTATTTAAAACGTATGAGAAAACCAGTATCGCGATAATTATGCGCAGTGCTAGTATTATTAATGCACACGCACTTATTCAAGGGCTCGACTTTTAA
- the def gene encoding peptide deformylase, with amino-acid sequence MALLDVLHFPDPRLRTVAKKVSNFTPELIDIAQDMIDTMYEENGVGLAATQVDIHQRIVVIDVSDERDDPIVLINPEIISQSGEECSQEGCLSVPDINADITRAEFVTVKFQDVQGNAQQIEADSLLAVCIQHELDHLIGKLFIDYLSPFKQKRIKTKLEKLQRQNEKFV; translated from the coding sequence ATGGCGTTACTTGACGTATTACATTTTCCCGATCCACGACTGCGAACGGTGGCAAAAAAAGTGAGTAATTTCACTCCTGAACTCATTGATATTGCTCAAGATATGATTGATACCATGTATGAAGAAAATGGGGTCGGTTTAGCTGCTACTCAAGTTGATATTCATCAGCGTATTGTGGTTATCGATGTGTCAGATGAGCGCGATGATCCGATTGTTTTAATCAATCCTGAAATTATTTCACAGTCAGGCGAGGAATGTTCGCAAGAGGGTTGTCTTTCTGTGCCGGATATCAATGCCGATATTACACGCGCAGAATTTGTCACGGTTAAGTTTCAAGATGTGCAGGGTAACGCGCAACAAATAGAAGCGGATAGCTTACTGGCGGTTTGTATTCAGCATGAACTGGATCATTTAATAGGAAAATTGTTTATTGATTACCTCTCTCCTTTTAAACAAAAACGCATTAAAACGAAGCTTGAAAAATTACAACGTCAAAATGAAAAATTTGTTTGA
- the fmt gene encoding methionyl-tRNA formyltransferase, whose translation MKNLNIIFAGTPDFAAKHLQALLDAQCHVVAVYTQPDRRAGRGKKLMMSAVKQLALDNNIAVYQPENFKQEDVRNEFADLKADLMVVVAYGLILPSAILEMPRLGCLNVHGSLLPRWRGAAPIQRAIWAGDAQTGVTIMQMDVGLDTGAMLSKVICPINAQESSASLYEKLAKLAPPALIETIEKLAKGEITAEIQDDSLATYAKKLSKDEALINWSDDAKFIERCVRAFNPWPMSYFQLAGNAVKVHQVSVLDIETDALPGTILMAYKTGIQVATGKGVLNLEVIQLAGKKAMPVQDILNSRRELFAPGNVLCVEGNKS comes from the coding sequence GTGAAAAACTTAAATATTATTTTTGCAGGTACACCCGATTTTGCAGCTAAGCATCTGCAAGCATTACTCGATGCTCAATGTCATGTTGTTGCGGTTTATACGCAGCCCGACAGACGCGCAGGACGCGGTAAAAAATTAATGATGAGTGCAGTAAAACAACTCGCCCTTGATAATAATATTGCCGTATATCAACCCGAAAACTTTAAACAAGAAGACGTGCGTAATGAATTTGCAGACTTAAAGGCAGATTTAATGGTAGTCGTCGCCTACGGCTTGATTTTGCCGAGTGCCATTTTAGAGATGCCACGCTTAGGATGTTTAAATGTTCATGGCTCGTTATTGCCTCGCTGGCGTGGCGCTGCGCCAATTCAGCGTGCTATTTGGGCGGGAGATGCACAAACGGGTGTGACTATCATGCAAATGGATGTTGGCCTAGATACGGGTGCAATGTTATCTAAAGTGATTTGTCCAATAAATGCACAGGAAAGCAGTGCTTCGTTATATGAAAAATTAGCAAAGTTAGCACCACCGGCATTGATTGAGACGATTGAAAAGCTAGCGAAAGGTGAAATAACGGCTGAAATACAAGATGATAGCTTAGCGACATACGCTAAAAAATTAAGTAAAGATGAAGCCTTAATTAATTGGTCTGATGATGCGAAGTTTATAGAGCGCTGCGTACGCGCCTTTAATCCTTGGCCAATGAGTTATTTTCAATTAGCAGGAAATGCGGTTAAAGTGCATCAAGTGAGCGTCCTTGATATCGAAACCGATGCGCTACCGGGTACTATTTTAATGGCGTATAAAACGGGTATTCAAGTTGCAACTGGTAAAGGGGTCTTAAATTTAGAAGTGATCCAACTTGCGGGTAAGAAAGCGATGCCAGTACAAGATATTTTAAATTCTCGTCGTGAATTATTTGCGCCGGGTAATGTGTTATGTGTAGAAGGTAATAAATCATGA
- the rsmB gene encoding 16S rRNA (cytosine(967)-C(5))-methyltransferase RsmB, with protein MNVRALAAQVLNLVVEQGQSLSQALPVLQKDLTPKDKALLQVLCYGVLRTLPRLDFFCRSLMQKPLKGKQRVFHFLILVGIYQLLYTRIPSHAAVGETVNGAKALNKQALKGMVNGVLRNFLREQEALIEKADQQDTLLYCHPGWLVKRLQSAYGKEKAASIMLENNQQAPMWLRVNALHHDVKSYQALLTEKDLGSRLALDSENKNALCLDKATDVYQLPGFEDGWVSVQDGAAQLAAHYLDAQPGDLVLDACAAPGGKTVHSLERQPKIAQMVAVDADDKRLVRVRENLERLNLTATVIHGDASTPDVWWKGEKFDRILCDAPCSATGVIRRHPDIRWLRRDSDIKELVSLQKSILNALWDKLKAGGILLYATCSILPDENDLQIKAFLETHADAKLVPLSKQYASTTVGRQLLPNDDTMDGFYYAKLQKAD; from the coding sequence ATGAATGTTCGCGCTCTGGCCGCCCAAGTCCTTAACCTCGTTGTTGAGCAAGGCCAATCATTATCGCAAGCTTTGCCTGTATTACAGAAAGATTTAACGCCCAAAGACAAAGCGTTATTACAAGTGCTTTGTTATGGCGTTTTACGTACGTTACCGCGTTTGGATTTTTTCTGTCGCTCGTTAATGCAGAAACCCTTAAAAGGTAAACAGCGTGTTTTCCATTTTTTGATTTTAGTGGGTATTTATCAATTATTGTATACGCGCATTCCGAGCCATGCAGCGGTTGGTGAAACGGTTAATGGTGCTAAAGCGTTAAATAAGCAAGCGCTTAAAGGCATGGTTAACGGAGTTTTACGTAATTTTTTACGTGAGCAAGAGGCATTAATCGAAAAAGCAGATCAACAAGATACTTTATTATATTGTCATCCAGGCTGGTTGGTTAAGCGCCTGCAAAGTGCATATGGTAAAGAAAAAGCCGCCTCGATCATGCTTGAAAATAATCAACAAGCACCAATGTGGCTACGTGTAAATGCATTGCACCATGACGTAAAAAGTTACCAAGCGTTATTAACAGAAAAAGACTTAGGCTCCCGCTTGGCGTTGGACAGTGAAAATAAAAACGCGTTATGTCTGGATAAAGCGACGGATGTCTACCAATTACCGGGCTTTGAGGACGGTTGGGTGTCTGTGCAAGATGGGGCTGCTCAGTTAGCTGCCCATTATTTAGATGCACAACCTGGCGATCTCGTTTTAGATGCTTGTGCTGCGCCTGGTGGCAAAACAGTGCATAGTTTAGAGCGACAGCCTAAAATCGCGCAAATGGTGGCCGTCGATGCAGATGATAAACGTTTAGTGCGTGTGCGCGAGAATTTAGAGCGTCTGAATTTAACCGCTACGGTTATCCACGGAGATGCATCAACACCGGATGTTTGGTGGAAAGGTGAAAAGTTTGATCGCATTTTATGTGACGCGCCATGTAGTGCGACAGGTGTTATTCGTCGTCATCCAGATATCCGTTGGTTACGCCGCGATAGTGATATCAAGGAGTTAGTGTCGTTACAAAAAAGCATATTAAATGCGCTTTGGGATAAACTCAAAGCCGGTGGTATTTTATTATATGCGACATGCTCTATTTTACCGGATGAAAATGATTTGCAAATTAAGGCATTTTTAGAGACGCATGCAGATGCAAAACTAGTCCCGTTATCAAAACAATACGCAAGTACCACTGTTGGTCGTCAATTATTACCGAATGACGATACAATGGATGGTTTTTATTATGCCAAATTGCAAAAAGCGGATTAG
- the trkA gene encoding Trk system potassium transporter TrkA, which translates to MKIIILGAGQVGASLAENLVGENNDITVVDHSHEQLQALQDRFDLRVVLGSASSPTTLAEAGAADADMLIAVTNSDEVNMVACQIAFTLFNVPKKIARIRSQSVVMYEKELFNSDAFPIDHMIAPEKLVSDYIFQLIEHPGALQVAHFAEGKIGLVAMKAYYGGSLVGSAISTLKEHMPNIEARVAAIFRRGKAIRPQGSTIIEADDEVFFITASQHIKAIMSEMQKLELPYKRIMIVGGGYIGESLAKRLEKDNSVKLIEKNLKRAEYLSETLSSTLVFCGDSSDQELLLEEHIDQIDLFITVTNDDEANIMSAMLAKRLGARKVMVLIQRNAYVDLVQGNILDIAISPQQVTISELLTHVRKADLKYVYSLREGMAEAIEIVARGDKITSKVVGREIKQLKLPKGTSIGAIMRNGEVLIAHDKTIIESDDHVILFLVNKKYITEIEKLFQPSPFFL; encoded by the coding sequence GTGAAAATTATAATTTTAGGTGCAGGCCAAGTGGGTGCATCTCTTGCTGAAAATTTAGTGGGTGAGAATAATGATATTACCGTTGTTGATCACTCCCATGAGCAGTTACAAGCACTTCAAGATCGTTTCGACTTACGCGTTGTGCTCGGCAGCGCATCGAGTCCGACTACGCTTGCAGAAGCAGGTGCGGCTGATGCAGATATGCTAATAGCGGTGACCAACTCTGATGAAGTGAATATGGTGGCCTGCCAAATTGCGTTTACGCTGTTTAATGTGCCGAAGAAAATCGCCCGTATTCGCTCGCAAAGTGTGGTGATGTATGAAAAAGAATTATTTAATAGTGACGCTTTCCCCATTGATCATATGATCGCGCCTGAAAAACTGGTCAGCGATTATATTTTCCAATTGATAGAGCACCCAGGGGCATTACAAGTTGCCCACTTTGCCGAAGGTAAGATCGGTTTAGTTGCGATGAAAGCGTATTATGGAGGCTCTTTAGTCGGTAGCGCAATTTCAACATTAAAAGAGCATATGCCAAATATAGAAGCGCGCGTGGCGGCTATTTTTCGTCGAGGTAAAGCCATTAGACCGCAGGGATCAACCATCATTGAAGCGGATGATGAAGTGTTCTTTATTACGGCGAGTCAGCATATAAAAGCAATCATGAGTGAAATGCAAAAATTAGAATTGCCTTATAAGCGCATTATGATTGTGGGTGGTGGCTATATTGGTGAAAGTTTAGCAAAGCGTTTAGAAAAAGATAATTCTGTTAAGTTAATTGAAAAAAATCTTAAACGTGCTGAATATTTATCGGAAACGTTATCAAGTACGTTAGTTTTTTGTGGCGACTCTTCTGATCAAGAATTATTACTTGAAGAGCATATTGATCAAATTGACTTGTTTATTACCGTCACTAACGATGATGAAGCAAATATTATGTCAGCTATGCTAGCAAAACGACTTGGCGCACGAAAAGTAATGGTGCTTATTCAACGTAATGCTTATGTCGATCTCGTACAAGGCAACATTCTCGATATTGCTATCTCTCCCCAACAGGTCACGATTTCAGAGCTATTAACCCATGTGCGTAAAGCCGATCTTAAATATGTGTATTCGTTACGTGAAGGGATGGCTGAAGCGATAGAAATTGTGGCGCGAGGTGATAAGATCACGTCGAAAGTGGTTGGACGTGAAATCAAGCAGTTAAAATTACCTAAAGGTACGAGTATTGGCGCGATAATGCGTAATGGAGAAGTGTTGATAGCGCATGATAAGACCATCATAGAAAGCGATGATCATGTCATTTTATTTTTAGTGAATAAAAAATACATCACTGAAATTGAAAAGTTATTTCAGCCAAGTCCTTTCTTTTTATAA
- a CDS encoding TrkH family potassium uptake protein, whose protein sequence is MVYRPLFFITGLVLSKMAVFMYFPMALAFYNESLGGVEFLAAIIITHIFSFIFIFVGDEKERSRLGVREMFLLTTGVWVLASLFAALPFVFIEHISYSDAFFETMSGITTTGSTVLHDLDSMPHSILLWRSILQWLGGVGFIVMGVAILPFLNVGGMRLFQTESSDWSDKAESKTRQVALDILAVYLLLSICCFIGYRLTGMNGFEAVNHAMTTISTGGYSTSDGSMGHFSIGAHWNAIIFMFLGGLPFLLLIRAFNRRQPSAIYKDAQVCGFFTLVVVFSSLLTVYLVLTDQFGWLDALRLSLFNVISILTTTGYGLDDFVQWGDFSVVIFLGLLFIGACSGSTAGGIKIFRFQIALRLLNRQLLLLMHPRGIFPQKYNNRIVSDDILRSLIAFVLAYLMTIGLSTLLLSLFGSPAIEAFTASITAVSNVGPGLTPSIGPSGNFAHLADASKWVLAIGMLMGRLEILTVVVLFTRHFWRR, encoded by the coding sequence ATGGTTTACCGTCCTCTTTTTTTTATTACCGGCCTCGTTTTATCAAAAATGGCGGTATTTATGTATTTCCCCATGGCTTTGGCTTTTTATAATGAGTCATTGGGTGGGGTAGAATTTCTCGCCGCTATTATTATTACGCATATCTTTTCATTTATTTTTATTTTTGTGGGTGATGAAAAAGAGCGTTCTCGTTTAGGCGTACGAGAAATGTTTTTATTAACCACGGGGGTATGGGTCTTAGCGAGTTTATTTGCGGCGCTACCTTTTGTTTTTATTGAACATATTAGCTATAGCGATGCCTTCTTTGAAACAATGTCAGGGATCACCACTACCGGCAGTACGGTGTTACATGATTTAGATTCGATGCCACATAGTATTTTATTATGGCGCTCTATTTTGCAATGGTTAGGTGGTGTGGGCTTTATTGTGATGGGCGTAGCTATTTTACCTTTTTTGAATGTGGGTGGGATGCGTTTATTCCAAACGGAATCGTCAGATTGGTCAGATAAAGCCGAGTCTAAAACGCGCCAAGTTGCCTTAGATATTTTAGCGGTTTATTTACTGCTGAGTATTTGTTGTTTTATCGGTTATAGACTCACGGGGATGAATGGCTTTGAAGCGGTTAATCACGCTATGACCACTATATCAACGGGAGGTTACTCCACCTCTGATGGCTCTATGGGCCACTTTTCTATCGGCGCGCATTGGAATGCCATTATTTTTATGTTCTTAGGTGGGCTACCGTTTTTACTGCTTATTCGCGCCTTTAATCGGCGTCAGCCCAGTGCGATTTATAAAGATGCACAAGTCTGTGGATTTTTTACCTTAGTGGTTGTTTTTTCATCATTGCTGACGGTTTATTTGGTGCTAACCGATCAGTTTGGATGGTTAGATGCATTACGCTTAAGCTTATTTAATGTGATATCGATATTAACGACCACCGGCTACGGGTTAGATGATTTTGTGCAATGGGGTGATTTTAGTGTTGTTATCTTTTTAGGCTTGCTCTTTATAGGGGCGTGTTCAGGCTCTACCGCGGGCGGTATTAAAATATTTCGTTTTCAAATTGCCTTGCGCTTATTAAATCGACAATTACTTTTGTTAATGCACCCTCGGGGTATTTTCCCTCAAAAATACAATAATCGCATTGTAAGTGATGATATTTTACGTTCATTAATTGCCTTTGTATTGGCGTATTTAATGACGATAGGCTTGTCTACTTTACTGCTCAGTTTGTTTGGCTCTCCTGCGATTGAAGCGTTTACCGCCTCTATTACCGCGGTGTCTAATGTGGGGCCGGGACTCACCCCTTCGATTGGCCCGTCAGGTAATTTCGCACATCTAGCCGATGCATCAAAGTGGGTGCTTGCGATAGGGATGTTGATGGGCCGTTTAGAAATACTGACCGTTGTAGTCTTGTTTACTCGTCATTTCTGGCGTCGCTAG
- the rmuC gene encoding DNA recombination protein RmuC, whose product MLTVNHLLLLLAFESALLLLVVIIFMRLKNKNTELSINLQLNEQSLGFQQQQAVQYNEKIDSQTILIDSLQRQNQKITARVRESELRQQAGEQRLRDQQDNEEKLSNQFELLSQRIFSEKSEQFKNVNQESLQQLLSPLQLQIEGFKKQVTQCYIDESKERYNLQSEIKKLANINLLMQQETLNLTNALKGDNKQQGNWGEIVLQRILENSGLREGHEYETQKHYKNEQGQRFLPDVIVHLPQQKDIIIDSKVSLVAYERFFNSDDVTEQKQAISAHCASIRQHIKSLGKKDYQNLLGANRLDYVLLFVAVEPAFIVAIEHDPELVKLALDNNILLASPTNLMIALRTIENLWRFDQQHKNGRHIAAQASKLYDKLRLFSHNMLDVGQSLGKAQDSYDHALKQLSTGRGNVIAQAEALRQMGVVVNKPLPESLVTNAGSGVSLSEATHAITDSEIEIKTL is encoded by the coding sequence ATGCTGACTGTAAACCATTTACTTCTTTTACTCGCCTTTGAAAGTGCCCTCTTGTTATTGGTTGTTATTATTTTTATGCGCTTAAAAAATAAAAATACGGAGCTGAGTATTAACCTGCAACTCAACGAGCAATCCCTGGGGTTTCAACAACAGCAGGCAGTGCAATACAATGAGAAAATAGACTCACAAACAATACTCATAGACAGCCTACAACGACAAAATCAAAAGATAACAGCGCGCGTACGTGAAAGTGAATTACGCCAGCAAGCTGGGGAGCAACGCCTGCGAGACCAGCAAGATAACGAAGAAAAATTAAGTAACCAATTTGAATTATTATCACAACGTATCTTTAGTGAAAAATCAGAGCAATTTAAAAACGTAAACCAAGAAAGTCTGCAACAGTTATTAAGCCCGTTACAGCTACAAATTGAAGGTTTTAAAAAACAAGTCACCCAATGTTATATTGATGAGAGTAAAGAGCGTTATAACTTACAAAGCGAAATTAAAAAATTAGCAAATATTAACCTGTTGATGCAACAAGAAACGCTTAATTTAACCAATGCACTAAAAGGGGACAATAAACAGCAAGGTAATTGGGGTGAAATTGTTCTACAGCGTATTTTAGAAAACTCAGGGCTACGTGAAGGCCATGAGTACGAAACTCAAAAACACTATAAAAATGAACAAGGGCAACGCTTCCTTCCCGATGTCATCGTGCACTTACCGCAACAAAAAGACATTATTATTGACTCGAAAGTATCCCTTGTGGCTTATGAACGCTTTTTTAATAGTGATGATGTCACTGAGCAGAAACAAGCCATCAGCGCGCATTGCGCCTCTATTCGTCAACATATAAAAAGTTTAGGTAAAAAAGATTATCAAAATTTACTCGGCGCCAATCGTTTAGATTATGTGCTTTTATTCGTGGCCGTTGAGCCCGCTTTTATCGTTGCCATTGAGCATGATCCTGAGCTTGTAAAACTTGCATTAGATAATAATATTTTACTCGCAAGCCCCACTAATTTAATGATAGCCCTGCGCACCATCGAAAACTTATGGCGCTTTGATCAGCAACATAAAAATGGGAGGCATATCGCAGCACAAGCCAGTAAGTTATACGACAAACTGCGCCTTTTTAGTCACAATATGCTTGATGTTGGGCAAAGCCTAGGCAAAGCGCAAGATAGCTATGATCATGCATTAAAACAGCTGAGTACCGGCAGAGGCAATGTCATCGCGCAAGCCGAAGCATTGCGCCAAATGGGAGTGGTAGTCAACAAACCGTTGCCAGAGAGCTTAGTTACTAACGCAGGATCAGGCGTTTCGTTAAGTGAGGCCACGCACGCTATAACGGACAGTGAAATAGAGATAAAGACGCTATAA